Proteins encoded together in one Tautonia rosea window:
- a CDS encoding replication initiator protein A, which yields MARLPLFPDDSPRLPDTQAGRDEMNFAEFPLVLLTDRVPIGLKGKKSIRYEYPHGALTVSGSDAYGLPTAADADVLVGLIQLTRKKNDFQDPKVHFTRYELLKVLRWPDEGKYYRRLDESLNRWSGVTLYYDNTWWDNRAKKHLTAKLHVIETVMIDDKATSRSQPQPFSYFVWNKTFIESCQADNLKRLDLDTYFGFRSAISKRMYRFLDKRFYTSPEWSFELREFAIDYIGMSRNYATNAGKIKEKLQPALTELEETGFIAPLPREERYTKQGRDWIIKIARQQPTFSPIAPEPPLPDPADAPDDPLALQLIQQGVTPRVAADLVRELPADRIESKLDLLQWLQEHKPGHVKEAGAWLVRAIRDDYAPPKDYRPKAARDAEQAAALQAHQTLDDARRLAADEKRRRKREAEAIDAYWSRLSPDEQAALDDQALQATPPEPGVLRSPLKRSYLKTVREAHIRALLFGDSGSTD from the coding sequence ATGGCTCGCCTGCCGCTCTTTCCCGACGACTCGCCACGCCTTCCTGACACCCAGGCCGGGCGAGACGAGATGAACTTCGCCGAGTTCCCGCTCGTCCTGCTGACGGACCGTGTACCCATCGGCCTGAAGGGGAAGAAGTCGATCCGCTATGAGTACCCGCACGGCGCCCTGACTGTCTCCGGCAGCGATGCCTACGGCTTGCCCACGGCCGCCGATGCTGATGTCCTGGTCGGCCTGATCCAGCTCACCCGCAAGAAGAACGATTTCCAGGACCCCAAGGTCCACTTCACCCGATACGAGCTGCTCAAGGTCCTGCGATGGCCCGACGAAGGGAAGTACTACCGCCGCCTCGACGAGTCGCTCAACCGATGGTCCGGTGTCACCCTCTACTACGACAACACCTGGTGGGACAACCGCGCCAAGAAGCACCTCACGGCCAAGCTCCACGTCATCGAAACCGTCATGATCGACGACAAGGCCACCAGCCGGAGCCAGCCGCAGCCCTTCTCCTACTTCGTCTGGAACAAGACCTTCATCGAGAGCTGCCAGGCCGACAACCTCAAGCGGCTCGACCTCGACACCTACTTCGGCTTCCGTAGCGCCATCTCAAAACGCATGTACCGCTTCCTCGACAAGCGTTTCTACACTTCTCCTGAATGGTCGTTCGAGCTCCGCGAGTTCGCCATCGACTACATCGGCATGAGCCGCAACTACGCCACCAACGCCGGCAAGATCAAGGAGAAGCTCCAGCCCGCCCTCACCGAGCTGGAGGAAACCGGCTTCATCGCCCCCCTGCCCCGCGAGGAGCGTTACACCAAGCAAGGCCGCGACTGGATCATCAAGATCGCCCGGCAGCAGCCGACCTTCTCCCCGATTGCCCCGGAGCCCCCCCTGCCCGACCCGGCCGATGCTCCCGACGACCCGCTCGCCCTCCAGCTCATCCAGCAGGGAGTCACCCCCCGGGTCGCCGCCGACCTTGTCCGCGAACTGCCTGCCGACCGGATCGAATCCAAGCTCGACCTCCTCCAGTGGCTCCAGGAGCACAAGCCCGGCCACGTCAAGGAAGCCGGCGCCTGGCTCGTCCGTGCCATCCGAGACGACTACGCCCCCCCGAAGGACTACCGCCCGAAGGCCGCCCGCGACGCCGAGCAAGCGGCCGCCCTCCAGGCCCACCAGACGCTCGACGACGCCCGCCGCCTCGCCGCCGACGAGAAGCGCCGACGCAAGCGCGAGGCCGAGGCGATCGACGCCTACTGGTCCCGCCTCTCACCCGACGAGCAGGCCGCCCTCGACGACCAGGCCCTCCAGGCCACGCCCCCCGAGCCCGGCGTGCTCCGTTCCCCCTTGAAGCGCAGCTACCTCAAGACCGTCCGCGAGGCCCACATCCGCGCCTTGCTCTTCGGCGACTCGGGATCGACCGACTGA
- a CDS encoding sigma-70 family RNA polymerase sigma factor, with the protein MIEESSQTDFLLDRVRTGDEVARQWLLQRYRDRLRRMVAVRIDRRLSRRLDPSDIVQETLVEAARKLDEYLANRPLPFYPWIHRLAKDRLAQANRRHLGSIKREVSRELSLLSHASTERLLSQFATSQTTPSGVLQRLEQRQSLFEALERLSETDREVLVMRYLENLRFGTIAAVLGITEGAAKVRHLRALDRIRKCLNHENGETCS; encoded by the coding sequence ATGATCGAGGAATCATCACAGACCGATTTCCTGCTGGATCGAGTCAGGACGGGAGATGAGGTCGCTCGGCAATGGCTGCTGCAGCGATATCGGGATCGGTTGCGGCGGATGGTTGCGGTTCGAATCGATCGAAGGCTCAGTCGGCGGCTCGATCCCTCAGATATTGTTCAGGAAACGCTCGTCGAAGCGGCTCGTAAGCTTGACGAATACCTTGCGAACCGACCGCTGCCGTTTTATCCCTGGATCCATCGACTTGCGAAGGATCGGCTTGCCCAGGCGAACCGCCGCCACCTGGGAAGCATCAAACGTGAGGTTAGTCGCGAACTCAGCCTCCTGTCTCATGCCTCGACGGAGCGACTTCTCAGCCAATTTGCTACCAGCCAGACCACTCCCAGCGGAGTCCTTCAGCGTCTCGAACAGCGTCAGAGCCTGTTTGAAGCCCTGGAACGCCTTTCTGAGACGGATCGGGAGGTGCTGGTGATGCGTTATCTCGAAAATCTGCGTTTTGGGACGATTGCTGCAGTGCTCGGAATTACCGAGGGAGCGGCAAAAGTCCGACATCTTCGCGCACTTGATCGAATTCGAAAGTGCTTAAACCATGAGAATGGCGAGACGTGCTCATGA
- a CDS encoding PVC-type heme-binding CxxCH protein, translating into MMQLAWRIAVPLVPLLAITLSDAARGQGFPPDEAATQMTVAEGLTPRLVAAEPIVRQPVAIDFDDRGRLWAIQYLQYPNPAGLERVAVDRYSRTVYDRIPEPPPLGPRGSDRLSILEDTDGDGRIDSSRDFVSGLNLASGFAFGDGGVYVLNAPYLLFYPDRDRDDVPDADPEVRLTGFGMEDAHSVANSLTWGPDGWLYGLQGSTVTARIRGIEFQQGVWRYHPPTDRFELFAEGGGNMWGLDFDPRGELFASTNVGGNVMLHMVPGGYYWKSFGKHGPLQNPYTFGYFDHVSHEGITGGHVAVGGLFALTDALPSSLRGQFLAADLLDHSAHRHELSRLGSTYQARQVGDLMRANDTWFAPSDMTLGPDGSLYLTDWHDRRTAHPDPDADWDRSNGRIFALDGPHRRSLDASFDLQSLTPLQWIALLDHPDAWYARRALRLLREHPAPSILPELRSRSLDGRGSTALLALWALHGVDGLDDPTALLLLDHPDPDIRSWTARLLGDREALRPSLTNRLITLAETDPSLDVRSILLGVAARHPSTLGLSITSAILRRDEDGSDPFIPLRLWWAIERCATEQPAETIHTYATPKSWQSSLFRSDIADRLLRRFTAEGTAEGDLSCLRLIDSSPDEATRFALLDALDEATTDRPAPIVPPLATRIHEMAASHPNPISLLRLSARAGHPDSLDRALQKAADPSTSSADRLTLLALIAERGEPAHLDPMLRWATGDPSSSFRIAALGALGRFDHESIPQALLTSYPDQSSDWQRRARDLLLSRRSGALALLDAVDRGQITADEVTTDQVSSVAALGDPALDARVREHWGAISSTTPEERLAEVRRLNNDLRAGPGDPDRGRLLFREHCASCHLLFGEGQDVGPNLTHANRSDRDFLLISLVDPSRVIRKEYLPSVVATRDGRILSGLIAEQSPTHLTLIASDASRTVLPLTEIEEVADATTSLMPEDLYRSLAPQELRDLFAYLQGTTPDPAD; encoded by the coding sequence ATGATGCAGCTCGCCTGGCGGATCGCCGTTCCCCTCGTCCCACTTCTCGCAATTACCCTGTCTGATGCAGCCCGAGGTCAGGGTTTTCCGCCAGACGAAGCCGCAACTCAGATGACCGTCGCCGAAGGCCTCACCCCTCGCCTCGTCGCGGCCGAACCGATCGTCCGTCAGCCGGTGGCCATCGACTTCGACGACCGCGGCCGCCTCTGGGCCATCCAGTACCTTCAATATCCGAATCCGGCCGGCCTGGAGCGTGTCGCGGTCGATCGCTACTCCCGGACCGTCTACGACCGCATCCCCGAGCCCCCTCCCCTCGGTCCCAGGGGCAGCGATCGCCTCTCGATCCTTGAAGACACCGACGGCGACGGTCGGATCGACTCGTCCCGCGACTTCGTGTCCGGCCTGAACCTCGCCAGCGGCTTCGCCTTCGGCGACGGTGGCGTCTACGTCCTCAACGCGCCCTACCTCCTCTTCTACCCCGACCGAGACCGCGATGACGTCCCCGACGCCGATCCCGAGGTCCGGCTTACCGGCTTCGGCATGGAAGACGCGCATTCCGTCGCGAACTCCTTGACCTGGGGCCCCGACGGCTGGCTCTACGGCCTCCAGGGAAGTACCGTCACCGCCCGCATCCGGGGCATCGAGTTCCAGCAAGGCGTCTGGCGATACCACCCCCCCACCGACCGCTTCGAGCTGTTCGCCGAGGGGGGCGGCAATATGTGGGGCCTCGACTTCGATCCCCGAGGTGAGCTGTTCGCCAGCACCAACGTCGGCGGCAACGTCATGCTTCACATGGTCCCCGGCGGCTACTACTGGAAGTCATTCGGAAAACATGGTCCACTTCAGAATCCGTATACGTTCGGATATTTCGATCACGTTTCTCACGAAGGAATCACCGGAGGACATGTCGCCGTCGGCGGCCTCTTTGCCCTCACCGACGCCCTTCCCAGTTCCCTTCGCGGCCAGTTCCTCGCCGCCGACCTGCTCGACCACTCTGCGCACCGTCACGAGCTGTCCCGCCTCGGCTCCACCTACCAGGCCCGACAGGTCGGCGATCTGATGCGAGCCAACGACACCTGGTTCGCCCCCTCCGACATGACCCTTGGTCCCGACGGTTCCCTCTACCTCACCGACTGGCACGACCGCCGCACCGCTCACCCCGACCCCGATGCCGATTGGGACCGTTCCAACGGCCGTATCTTCGCTCTCGATGGGCCTCATCGCCGATCCCTTGACGCATCCTTTGATCTCCAATCGCTTACTCCCCTTCAATGGATCGCTCTTCTCGACCACCCCGACGCCTGGTACGCCCGACGCGCCCTCCGTCTCTTGCGAGAACATCCCGCCCCCTCAATCCTCCCCGAACTCCGATCCCGATCCCTCGACGGCCGTGGTTCAACCGCCCTCCTCGCCCTCTGGGCCTTGCACGGTGTCGACGGCCTTGACGACCCAACCGCCCTCCTCCTGCTCGATCATCCCGACCCCGACATCCGCTCCTGGACCGCTCGCCTCCTCGGTGATCGAGAAGCTCTCAGACCCTCCCTGACCAATCGGCTCATCACGCTTGCGGAAACCGATCCCTCCCTCGACGTCCGATCAATCCTGCTCGGCGTGGCGGCCCGACATCCCTCAACGCTCGGCCTCTCGATCACTTCGGCGATCCTCCGGCGTGACGAGGACGGCTCAGACCCCTTTATCCCCCTCCGACTCTGGTGGGCCATCGAGCGCTGCGCCACTGAGCAACCCGCCGAGACAATCCACACGTATGCAACCCCTAAATCCTGGCAATCATCCCTGTTCCGCTCGGACATCGCCGATCGCCTGCTCCGTCGCTTCACTGCCGAAGGCACCGCCGAGGGAGATCTCTCCTGCCTTCGTTTGATCGATTCGAGTCCGGACGAGGCCACACGGTTCGCCCTCCTTGATGCCCTTGACGAGGCCACGACCGACCGCCCTGCCCCGATCGTCCCCCCGCTGGCGACTCGGATTCATGAGATGGCCGCCTCGCATCCCAACCCGATTTCCTTGCTCCGGCTCTCCGCCAGGGCCGGCCATCCCGACTCCCTCGACCGCGCTCTCCAGAAGGCCGCTGACCCCTCCACCTCCTCGGCCGATCGCCTTACCCTCCTCGCCCTGATCGCCGAACGCGGTGAACCCGCTCACCTTGACCCGATGCTCCGATGGGCGACCGGCGACCCCTCATCCAGTTTCCGCATCGCCGCGCTCGGCGCCCTCGGACGCTTCGACCACGAATCAATCCCTCAAGCGCTTCTCACCTCCTATCCCGACCAGTCGAGCGACTGGCAACGCCGGGCGCGCGACCTCCTTCTCTCCCGACGATCCGGAGCCCTCGCCCTGCTCGACGCCGTCGATCGGGGGCAGATCACGGCCGACGAGGTGACGACCGATCAGGTCTCCAGTGTGGCAGCCCTGGGCGACCCTGCGCTGGACGCCAGGGTCCGCGAGCACTGGGGGGCCATCTCCTCCACCACCCCCGAGGAGCGCCTGGCCGAGGTCCGCCGTCTGAACAACGACCTCCGCGCCGGCCCCGGCGACCCCGATCGCGGCCGCCTTCTGTTTCGGGAGCATTGCGCCTCCTGCCACCTTCTGTTCGGCGAAGGCCAGGACGTTGGCCCGAACCTGACGCACGCCAACCGATCCGACCGCGATTTCCTGCTCATCAGCCTGGTCGACCCCTCCCGGGTGATTCGCAAGGAATACCTCCCCTCGGTCGTCGCCACCCGAGACGGCCGGATCCTCAGCGGCCTGATTGCCGAGCAGTCGCCAACGCATCTCACCCTGATCGCCTCCGACGCTTCCCGGACGGTCCTCCCCCTCACCGAGATCGAGGAGGTCGCCGACGCAACTACCTCCCTCATGCCCGAGGATCTGTACCGTTCCCTTGCTCCCCAGGAGTTGCGCGATCTCTTCGCCTATCTTCAGGGAACCACTCCTGACCCCGCCGATTGA
- a CDS encoding ParA family protein: MPAATICFLNQKGGVGKTSSVYHLGGTLARDGARVLCLDMDPQASLTQGFFGPDAMRARAAHETIAGLFGNGIIPAADELIVPTAFDRLAIVPGSVHLTRHNVPEPWDAPDDQQRALAEFVSEAADRFDWILIDCPPNLHLCAWASLAASDHIVVPLQAEDFGSQGVAAILDCIDAMRTEVNPTLNLLGFLITMFSARTAIHRAYESMLRELYGSDVLETTIPHAIDFKEAIAQRKPVPYSKPRGASAKALKALAEELKLRMSYTVQNADPGEARGEAA; encoded by the coding sequence ATGCCCGCGGCGACGATCTGTTTCTTGAATCAGAAAGGGGGAGTCGGCAAGACCTCCTCCGTCTACCACCTTGGCGGTACGCTCGCCAGAGACGGTGCCCGGGTGCTCTGCCTCGACATGGACCCTCAGGCCAGCCTGACCCAGGGCTTTTTCGGACCCGACGCGATGCGGGCCCGCGCCGCTCACGAGACGATCGCCGGCCTCTTCGGCAATGGCATCATCCCGGCCGCCGATGAGCTGATCGTGCCGACCGCCTTCGATCGGCTCGCAATCGTCCCCGGCTCCGTCCACCTGACCCGCCACAACGTCCCCGAGCCCTGGGACGCCCCTGACGACCAGCAGCGTGCCCTGGCTGAGTTTGTGTCCGAGGCCGCCGATCGCTTCGATTGGATCCTCATCGACTGCCCCCCGAATCTCCACCTCTGCGCCTGGGCCTCGCTCGCCGCTTCCGATCACATTGTCGTCCCGCTCCAGGCCGAGGACTTCGGCTCGCAAGGCGTGGCCGCCATCCTCGACTGCATCGACGCGATGCGCACCGAGGTCAATCCGACGCTCAACCTCCTCGGCTTCCTCATCACCATGTTCAGCGCCCGAACGGCCATCCACCGGGCCTACGAGTCGATGCTCCGCGAGCTGTACGGCTCCGACGTGCTGGAGACGACCATCCCCCACGCCATCGACTTCAAGGAAGCGATCGCCCAGCGCAAACCCGTTCCGTACAGCAAGCCCCGCGGCGCCTCGGCCAAGGCCCTCAAGGCGCTGGCCGAGGAGCTGAAGCTCCGCATGTCTTACACCGTGCAAAATGCCGATCCGGGCGAGGCCCGAGGAGAGGCGGCATGA
- a CDS encoding ParB/RepB/Spo0J family partition protein, which translates to MSKRDELLNRFGSNLAESMGAGRRSGQGAAPASDRPAGPSQHQGTNRLRTAVEIQVDRIEADPDQPRQEFDPDAIARLAASIESHGQLQPIAVRWAPDRGRYIVVAGERRWRAIKHAGRAKVAAVIIEGERSREQILEMQLIENCIREDLKPVEQARAFKTLMDANGWTASRLAEALHLTGASVSRALALLDLPTGVQASVDDGRLAPSIAYEISKVDDPDEQADLAAEVVSAKLNRAETAEAVRRRKLEGQGPRRSGKTKPRKVTTRTYRTSTGYKVIVEHRKGTDPETILDALREIITQIETSMNSNSEAA; encoded by the coding sequence ATGAGCAAGCGAGACGAACTGCTCAACCGGTTCGGGTCGAACCTCGCCGAGTCGATGGGGGCCGGCCGACGATCGGGGCAGGGGGCCGCTCCCGCGTCCGATCGTCCCGCCGGGCCGAGCCAGCACCAGGGGACCAATCGCCTCCGGACCGCCGTTGAGATCCAGGTCGACCGCATCGAGGCCGACCCCGACCAGCCCCGCCAGGAGTTCGACCCCGACGCCATCGCCCGCTTGGCCGCCAGCATCGAGTCTCACGGCCAGCTCCAGCCGATCGCCGTCCGCTGGGCTCCCGATCGCGGCCGATACATCGTCGTCGCCGGCGAGCGCCGCTGGCGGGCCATCAAGCACGCTGGCCGGGCGAAGGTCGCCGCGGTCATCATCGAAGGGGAGCGCAGCCGGGAGCAGATCCTCGAAATGCAGCTCATCGAGAATTGCATCCGAGAGGATCTCAAGCCCGTTGAGCAGGCCCGGGCCTTCAAGACCTTGATGGACGCCAATGGCTGGACCGCCTCCCGCCTGGCCGAAGCCCTGCACCTGACCGGCGCGTCGGTCTCCCGGGCCCTCGCTTTGCTCGATCTGCCGACCGGCGTGCAAGCCTCGGTCGATGATGGTCGGCTCGCCCCGTCGATTGCATATGAGATCAGCAAGGTCGACGACCCGGACGAGCAAGCAGACCTGGCCGCCGAGGTCGTCTCCGCAAAACTCAACCGCGCCGAGACGGCCGAGGCCGTCCGCCGCCGCAAGCTCGAAGGGCAGGGGCCCCGCCGCTCCGGCAAGACCAAACCCCGCAAGGTCACGACCCGGACCTACCGGACCTCGACCGGATACAAGGTCATCGTCGAGCATCGCAAGGGGACCGACCCCGAGACCATCCTCGACGCCCTCAGGGAGATCATCACCCAGATCGAAACATCAATGAACTCGAATTCCGAGGCCGCCTGA
- a CDS encoding aldo/keto reductase, with product MMAISRRLFLKTAAVGTSIAPSLGAGPSPAPKLPTRAFGKTGIEVPILGFGSGSRFLMYEEEDRAHEALSTAIDLGITYLDTAHSYGNGRSEERIGRLMPDRRDEVLLATKIGARKGDDARRQIEQCLSRLQTDRLDVLHIHALRDEDDLAAIEAPGGVLEALYEARDQKIARAIGITCHAAPRALALALERHDFDCTQMALNAAMARMADTQQGLKATPMTQGGFEELALPVAHRKNMGIIAMKVFAQDQITDAAPIDALLRYSLSLPISLASLGMPRPEFIAQNVSLARQFTPMPDADRRKLINSIAAERKVSLARFFQHHADA from the coding sequence ATGATGGCCATCTCCCGTCGCCTCTTCCTAAAAACCGCCGCCGTCGGCACCTCGATCGCCCCGTCTCTCGGCGCCGGGCCCTCCCCTGCCCCGAAGCTCCCCACCCGAGCCTTCGGCAAGACGGGCATCGAGGTCCCCATCCTCGGGTTCGGCTCCGGCAGCCGTTTCCTCATGTACGAAGAGGAAGACCGCGCCCATGAGGCCCTCTCCACCGCCATCGATCTGGGGATCACCTACCTCGACACAGCCCACTCCTACGGCAACGGCCGCAGCGAGGAACGCATCGGCCGCCTCATGCCCGATCGCCGCGATGAGGTTCTCCTCGCCACCAAGATCGGCGCCCGCAAGGGCGACGACGCCCGCCGCCAGATCGAGCAGTGCCTCTCCCGATTGCAAACCGACCGCCTCGACGTCCTCCACATCCACGCCCTCCGCGACGAGGACGACCTCGCCGCCATCGAGGCCCCCGGCGGTGTCCTGGAAGCCCTGTACGAAGCCCGAGACCAGAAGATCGCCCGAGCCATCGGCATCACCTGCCATGCCGCCCCCCGGGCCCTCGCCTTGGCACTGGAGCGCCACGACTTTGACTGCACCCAGATGGCCCTCAACGCCGCCATGGCTCGCATGGCCGACACCCAGCAAGGCCTGAAGGCGACTCCCATGACCCAGGGAGGCTTCGAGGAACTTGCTCTCCCGGTCGCCCATCGTAAGAACATGGGCATCATTGCCATGAAGGTCTTCGCCCAGGACCAGATCACCGACGCCGCTCCGATTGACGCCCTCTTGCGCTATTCCCTCTCGCTGCCGATCAGCCTCGCCAGCCTCGGCATGCCCCGGCCCGAATTCATCGCCCAGAACGTCTCCCTGGCCCGCCAGTTCACCCCCATGCCCGACGCCGATCGCCGCAAACTGATCAACTCCATCGCCGCCGAGCGTAAGGTTTCGCTCGCCCGCTTCTTTCAGCACCACGCCGACGCCTGA
- a CDS encoding MFS transporter translates to MRGIRSRLGLDRPELVSWALYDWANSAMVTIVVASVFPIYFLRVAGADLPPAVATQRFAIASTIGLALVAVMAPILGVIADRLGIKKRLLGASMVLGVASVAGMFFIGNGDWLLAAVLLILAEVGAGLSFVFYDALLPHVAKPEEMDRVSAAAYALGYVGGGSLLAVNLAWIQWPWLLGIPSGEGITEAQATLPARLAFLSVAIWWVLFSIPLFLRVSEPPAVLGPEETDRANPVRVAFRRLGRTLRALRGYREAFVMLLAFLLYNDGIGTIIKMAAIFGAEIGIGQGAMLASILLVQFVGIPFTFLFGMLADRIGAKRAILLGLVVYTGISMLGYLMTSASHFFLLAILIGMVQGGSQALSRSLFASLIPKPRSGEFFGFFAIAEKFAGILGPACFAAVIAVTGSSRSAILSVIIFFLVGGGLLALVDVELGRKRAREEERELETGERMQKIESTG, encoded by the coding sequence GTGCGAGGGATTCGGAGTCGACTTGGCCTGGACCGGCCGGAACTGGTGTCGTGGGCGCTTTATGACTGGGCGAACTCGGCGATGGTGACGATCGTTGTAGCGTCGGTGTTCCCAATCTACTTCTTGAGGGTTGCCGGGGCTGATCTGCCCCCTGCGGTGGCCACGCAGCGGTTTGCCATTGCCAGTACGATCGGCCTGGCTCTGGTGGCGGTGATGGCGCCGATTCTCGGGGTGATCGCCGACCGGCTCGGGATCAAGAAGCGGTTACTGGGTGCCTCGATGGTCCTGGGAGTGGCGTCGGTGGCGGGGATGTTTTTCATCGGGAACGGCGATTGGCTGCTGGCCGCTGTACTGTTGATTCTGGCCGAGGTCGGGGCGGGGTTGAGCTTTGTCTTTTACGACGCGCTCTTGCCTCACGTGGCGAAACCGGAGGAGATGGACCGGGTGTCCGCGGCGGCGTATGCCCTCGGGTATGTCGGCGGAGGGAGTTTGCTGGCAGTCAACCTGGCCTGGATTCAATGGCCGTGGTTGCTCGGGATTCCTTCAGGAGAGGGGATTACCGAGGCCCAGGCCACGCTGCCGGCGCGGCTGGCGTTTCTGTCGGTGGCGATCTGGTGGGTTCTGTTCTCGATCCCGCTGTTCTTGCGTGTGAGTGAGCCGCCAGCGGTGCTGGGGCCGGAAGAGACGGATCGGGCAAACCCGGTTCGGGTTGCCTTCCGACGACTAGGCAGGACGTTGCGGGCGCTTCGAGGATACCGGGAGGCGTTTGTGATGCTCCTGGCATTCTTGCTCTACAACGACGGGATCGGAACCATCATCAAGATGGCGGCGATCTTCGGGGCGGAGATCGGGATTGGGCAGGGGGCGATGCTCGCGTCAATTTTGCTCGTGCAGTTTGTGGGGATTCCGTTCACGTTCCTGTTTGGGATGCTGGCGGATCGAATCGGGGCGAAGCGGGCGATCCTTCTCGGTTTGGTGGTGTATACGGGGATCAGCATGCTTGGCTATCTGATGACGAGTGCGAGTCATTTTTTCTTGCTGGCGATTCTCATCGGCATGGTGCAGGGGGGGAGCCAGGCCTTGAGCCGATCGCTGTTCGCCAGCTTGATCCCGAAACCGCGATCAGGCGAGTTCTTCGGCTTCTTCGCCATTGCCGAGAAGTTCGCGGGGATCCTGGGTCCGGCCTGTTTCGCGGCGGTGATCGCGGTGACCGGGTCCAGCCGATCGGCCATCCTCTCAGTGATCATATTCTTTCTGGTGGGGGGAGGGCTGCTGGCACTCGTTGATGTGGAGCTGGGTCGGAAACGAGCCCGAGAGGAAGAACGGGAACTGGAGACGGGTGAGCGAATGCAGAAAATCGAATCAACAGGATAA